In Candidatus Cohnella colombiensis, one DNA window encodes the following:
- a CDS encoding AAA family ATPase, with amino-acid sequence MRKLISYRKEIIIGIIPVLLSFIIYMGFPVGILVMGAIMLGVLFMMSRRGGLAMGAAGKKVKARKPSYLTFDDIGGQENPKRELREALDFIVNQQKIQSLGIRPLKGILLTGPPGTGKTLLAKAAAQHTDSAFVAASGSEFVEMYVGVGAGRIRDLFKEARELAVKQKRNSAIIFIDEIDGIGGKRDGGQHREYDQTLNQLLTEMDGVQGDENVRVLLVAATNRKELLDPALLRPGRFDRHIQVDLPDKGGREAILRLHARNKPLHPDVSLVKVAEETFSFSGAQLESLMNEAAIYAMRDESEVLTAAHLTLAIDKVMMGERMDRETTREERERVAIHELGHAIMAESVRPGSVAQVSLTPRGQALGYVRHHPQQDQYLYTKTVLEEQIKIALGGAVAEELHYGGRSTGSRGDFEQATNIVRTLIESGMSDLGIIHPEALTQEQWSRENGVILDELIKQTRLLLGSHMNTFKQLLQLLISEETLSGDQLRTQMKRVAA; translated from the coding sequence ATGCGTAAATTGATATCCTATCGCAAAGAAATCATTATTGGAATAATACCTGTACTGCTCAGCTTTATAATCTATATGGGATTTCCCGTCGGTATTCTTGTCATGGGCGCGATCATGCTCGGAGTACTCTTCATGATGTCACGGCGTGGTGGTCTTGCTATGGGTGCGGCAGGTAAAAAAGTTAAAGCTCGTAAACCATCCTATTTGACCTTTGATGATATCGGTGGACAAGAAAATCCAAAACGCGAATTACGCGAAGCTCTAGATTTTATCGTAAACCAACAGAAAATTCAATCGTTAGGGATTCGTCCTCTTAAGGGTATTCTGCTTACTGGCCCTCCAGGGACAGGGAAGACGCTACTTGCAAAAGCAGCAGCTCAGCATACGGATTCAGCCTTTGTTGCTGCATCAGGTAGTGAATTCGTCGAGATGTATGTCGGTGTCGGTGCTGGGCGTATTCGTGACTTATTTAAGGAAGCTCGGGAGCTCGCGGTGAAGCAAAAACGTAATAGTGCAATTATCTTTATTGATGAAATCGATGGGATCGGCGGTAAGCGAGACGGAGGTCAGCATCGGGAATACGATCAAACGTTAAATCAACTACTAACAGAGATGGACGGCGTACAAGGTGACGAAAACGTGCGCGTACTGTTAGTCGCTGCGACGAATCGCAAGGAATTGCTTGATCCTGCTTTGCTTCGTCCTGGCCGGTTCGACCGACACATTCAAGTTGACTTACCAGATAAAGGCGGGCGTGAAGCGATATTGCGTCTCCACGCTCGTAACAAGCCTCTTCATCCAGACGTCTCACTTGTTAAAGTTGCAGAGGAGACATTCAGTTTTTCAGGTGCGCAACTAGAAAGTTTGATGAACGAGGCAGCGATCTATGCAATGCGTGATGAGTCAGAAGTATTAACTGCAGCACACCTTACCCTTGCAATCGATAAGGTCATGATGGGCGAGCGGATGGATCGAGAAACGACGCGTGAAGAGCGAGAGCGTGTAGCGATTCATGAGCTTGGTCATGCGATTATGGCAGAAAGTGTTCGACCTGGAAGTGTAGCGCAAGTATCTTTAACGCCTCGGGGTCAAGCGCTTGGTTACGTTCGCCATCATCCTCAACAGGACCAATATTTATACACGAAGACAGTACTTGAAGAACAAATTAAGATTGCGCTTGGCGGCGCAGTCGCTGAAGAGCTTCATTATGGTGGTCGGAGCACGGGTTCGCGTGGCGACTTTGAGCAAGCAACTAACATCGTTAGAACATTGATCGAATCAGGGATGTCCGATTTGGGTATTATACATCCTGAAGCGTTAACGCAAGAACAGTGGTCACGGGAGAACGGCGTAATTCTTGATGAACTGATCAAGCAAACGAGACTACTGCTTGGCAGTCATATGAATACCTTTAAGCAGTTGCTCCAGCTTCTCATTTCTGAAGAAACACTGTCCGGTGATCAATTACGGACACAGATGAAGCGAGTTGCAGCATAG
- a CDS encoding sigma-70 family RNA polymerase sigma factor, whose protein sequence is MVDTDDNKQLLDQLMLAYGKDVWNYAFSMTRKWDVADDVTQEVFIKVYRNMNSFRRDSSVKTWLLTITRNTVIDYRRSAFIRKVTLSDVLEDHSERQSAEQEVIGNWTVNEMWAMVLKLPSKYREVIILYAHNQLSLKEISEVLDVTEGTVKSRMFHARKKLTLMKEANR, encoded by the coding sequence ATGGTTGACACTGATGACAATAAGCAATTACTTGATCAATTGATGCTCGCTTATGGTAAGGATGTCTGGAACTACGCCTTCAGCATGACGCGCAAGTGGGATGTCGCTGATGATGTTACACAAGAAGTGTTCATTAAAGTTTATCGTAATATGAATTCTTTTCGCAGAGATTCTTCCGTGAAAACGTGGTTGCTTACGATTACTCGCAATACAGTAATTGATTATCGAAGATCTGCCTTTATAAGAAAAGTGACACTTTCTGACGTGTTGGAGGACCATTCTGAACGACAGTCTGCTGAGCAAGAAGTGATCGGCAATTGGACAGTCAATGAAATGTGGGCGATGGTATTAAAGCTCCCGAGTAAATATAGAGAAGTTATTATCCTCTACGCGCATAATCAATTGTCTTTGAAGGAAATTTCAGAAGTATTGGACGTAACAGAAGGAACTGTGAAATCCCGAATGTTTCATGCAAGAAAGAAGCTAACATTGATGAAGGAGGCGAACCGCTAA